The following are from one region of the Methanofastidiosum sp. genome:
- a CDS encoding translation initiation factor IF-5A produces the protein MGDKKQVEVRTLREGGFILIDDEPCKIIKINTSSPGKHGSAKAKIEAFGVYDDKRRTIVKPTSDKVFVPIIDKKSGLVNAVMGEKIQLMDMETYETFEIPLPADFSSEELEGKEVEYHETMGRIKIARIKG, from the coding sequence ATGGGTGATAAAAAGCAAGTTGAGGTCAGGACTTTACGTGAAGGTGGATTCATTCTAATCGATGATGAGCCATGTAAAATTATTAAGATTAATACTTCTTCTCCTGGAAAGCATGGGTCAGCTAAGGCCAAAATCGAGGCTTTTGGTGTTTATGATGACAAGAGAAGGACTATCGTTAAACCAACTTCTGATAAGGTCTTTGTACCTATAATCGACAAGAAAAGCGGTCTTGTAAACGCTGTCATGGGTGAGAAAATTCAGCTCATGGACATGGAAACTTATGAAACTTTTGAAATTCCTTTGCCAGCAGATTTTAGTTCTGAAGAGTTAGAAGGCAAAGAAGTTGAATATCACGAGACTATGGGTCGAATAAAGATTGCAAGAATAAAAGGTTAA